CCAGATCGGTTTTGACGGCTTCTCTGTATTTTTTAGGAACTTTATCCAGTCGTTTGTTTTTACTTTTATTCATCCTTCCATTAGACAATTATTAAATTTCATTAAACACTGGGGGAAACTATTAGTAACATTTAAAATAATAGTATATAGATAGTTTAGATGCCACACGAGGTACGGCTTCTTAACTTTTCCTGAAGGCATAATTATATGGCAAAACGTGATTTTAAAGTTATTGGGAACTACTTACGCGAGAAGAGAGTAGGGTTGGGTATCGCTCAGATAGAAGTATCGAAAGCGCTAGGTTTTACATCGCCTCAGTACGTTTCTAATTGGGAAAGGGGGCTAGCCCCTCCTCCTTCAAAGAGCCTCAAAGCGATTGCTGAAATATTAGGCATAGATAAAAAAGAACTGATTAGAGTCCTAATGAAAATGGAAGAGGAATACTTACTGGCTAACATATGCGGGAAAAGAAAAAAGTCCTAAGTTGTCGCCTGCTTAACACGATGACAGAACTTCTGAGCTTAGCAAATACTTATTAAATTTACGGTGGTAATTATGAAAAAAACAAAATTTAAGAAAAAAGCGACTTTTCCAATTGGTCAACCATTGGCAAAAAAAACAGCAACGTCGCTGGAACAGATCGAAGAACGCCTGGTGAAAAGCATTTTAGCTAGCACATTAGCATTGCATATCCTAAGAAGTTCCAGAAAACCGACTTTTAAGTTGGTCAACGAGTTGTTAGAAATGGAGTTCCAGGTTGGTCAGTTCGTAGGTCGAGCGATGAAAATGCACAGTGAGAGTCTGAAATCTACAAATTTAAAAGGAGCGCTTGCTAACGCACTTTCATTTACCCCCCTGAATCAATCCAGTAGTCTACTTCCGTCTCGCTCAACAATCTCAGCCACGAAAAAACGAAAACGCACTTTCACTAAAACTAATAGGAAAAAATCCAAAAAGAATTAATGAAAACCTAATAGGTATTTAGGCTGTCTTAGTGACATACCGTTGGAAGCTTTTAAGCTGAGAAATGCAGAACACTTCATCACATATAAGCTGGTTTGTGAAAATCGTACTCGGAGCGATTTCGAACTGGCCTAGATTCAACATAGATCATCGTCGATTCAATGAATCGATGGCGGAGTTGTTGTTGAATCATCATCAAGCTACCGCCTCTGTTCAAGAGGTTTGTCGCTAGGGAATGGCGAAACAAGTGTGGGTAAACTCTACGCCCAATATTTGCGTATCCCGTTACAACCCTCAGAGTTTTTCTAACGTCGCCGGTTTTTAACTGATTTCCACGGACTAGCGTTGTGAAAAGGAACCCGTCATTCTCCCTCGGAAACTCGCGCAGGTACTCGATGAGAACCCTCGTACATTCGGGCGCTATATTTATGACTCCATCTTGTCGATTTTTACCATCCCTGACGGTGACTTGATTTCCACCTAGATCGACGTCACTCACAAGCAGATTACACAGTTCCTGATTTCTGAGTCCCGAATAGGCGAGCAGACACAAAATTGCTTTTTGCCTAATAGTTACCGTGGACTGTATGATCCGCGAAATCTCAGCCTCCGACAGTACATCTTTAATCAGACGTTTAGGTTTTTTAGGGCGAGCGAGTTTAACGACTGATCCCTTAAATCGGGTGTAGTGTTCAAGTCCTAATGACGTATTTACGATATGACTGTAGCTATATTTCTTTTCATACATCCATCCGACGTGTTCTTTGATGTTGGGATATTGGGGCACGAATTTTTTCATTCGGCGCAAAGAAATGCTGACCGTCCGGCAATAACCACTCGCTGTTACACTCGATAGTCCACGATCCACCATTAGGTAGCTCTCAAATTTTTTCAATTGTCGTTCAAGTTTTACTTTATGCATTTTTCCCTCCGTTTTTAGGATTGTCTTCAAATATCCAGAGCTTTTGCTGGGGTGTTAGGGTGTAGGCCTCGTGTTTTTTCTTCCTCTTGCGCTCTTTCAATCGAGTGACTTTGTAGGGGCGCTTCGCCGCGAGTTGAGGTGGAATGGGATCATCTTTCAAATTTTGCAGATGCCGTCGCGGTTGCCGGTTCCATTTCGTTTTACGCGAATCGAGTGTGTTGGAGTTTGATAAATGTGGGGCGGAGTTTTTATGGAAATCCGTGAGAACTTTCAGCACATGCGATAGATTGCTCATGCTAAGTTTGTTCAACATTTCCCATAAAAAAGTTTGGCCTTTGCCGTTCCATATGTCGAGGGCGATACGAACTAAAATTTGCTGTTCGAGTGTAAGTTCCCAGATGTTGGATAGAATGACATCAGGGGCCGCACGCAGGTTTTTTGAATTTATGGATTCAAAGAGGAAAGTCTTGAGTACGGGTTCTAAAGCGAACAAATGAAAAATAATCGTCTTCTTCTGTTGATGAAATTGCACAATAACCTCCAATAAGGATAATGCGGACAGGCTTTCGGCAATGCCAACATTGCTTTAAGAACTCTTTATCCGTCCTCTTGGTGGAGAGCTTTATGATGTGACGATTTCTCTGTGCAGAGTGATCAGTTACTCTGAGAACAATATTCCCTATCGCCTTCCTATTACGAAAGTTTTTTTGCCGCTGGCGCCGGCTTTCTTGTCCTTTTGGAGTCGCCGCATATCTTTTTTCAGTGACTCTGCGATTCTGTTTGCGTCCTTCGCGACTACATTCGGGGCTGCAATACTTATGGCCGCGCCAGCAGTGCTGACAGAAACAGAATTTCACAGAGCATACTGGACAAGTTTTTTCCACGCCGAGCATTTATGAACTCAATTTTTTTTGAGTGACCATGTCAGAGTTGGCATCGTTTTGGTCACCAATTCATCTCCGAACCTTCAAAAAGAAGCTGTTTTGATAGGGGGTAGGCGCTGTTTTGGTCATCCAAAACGACCAAAAATTCGTGGTCATACTTGAAATCATCGGGATTTTAGTCACTTTTTTCCAACCTCCATGCCTAAGTCTTCGAGATAACTACTGAATTTAGAGTGACAATCAGACGAAACGAGAATTTAATAGTAAAAACAATATTTTACGTCACTGTAGCCGAATCAACTCTACAAGTTTAGTTTAGCAAAAAGTAGTCGAGCTCCCAAACTCTTGCTTTATGCGCTTGTCAAAGGTCTAGCTACCAGGAATCTTATTTAGGATGACCGATTTGCACGGATTCTTTCAGAGAGGGCGTTAAATAATTTATTGAATAATTTAATGGGGTGAACTAAACCTCCTACCGGTAGGGTTGATGAAACGAAATTGGAAACAAGACTTAGATAGATTTCAAAACCTGGAGTACGTCAGGCTCCTTGGCGTCCCCATGTGCAGTTCTCGGCAGGGGCCGGTGGTGAACATGAAGCCACTTTTTCTGGAGCGCTTGGTGGCGCGGG
Above is a window of Bdellovibrionales bacterium DNA encoding:
- a CDS encoding helix-turn-helix domain-containing protein, with protein sequence MAKRDFKVIGNYLREKRVGLGIAQIEVSKALGFTSPQYVSNWERGLAPPPSKSLKAIAEILGIDKKELIRVLMKMEEEYLLANICGKRKKS
- a CDS encoding tyrosine-type recombinase/integrase, which gives rise to MHKVKLERQLKKFESYLMVDRGLSSVTASGYCRTVSISLRRMKKFVPQYPNIKEHVGWMYEKKYSYSHIVNTSLGLEHYTRFKGSVVKLARPKKPKRLIKDVLSEAEISRIIQSTVTIRQKAILCLLAYSGLRNQELCNLLVSDVDLGGNQVTVRDGKNRQDGVINIAPECTRVLIEYLREFPRENDGFLFTTLVRGNQLKTGDVRKTLRVVTGYANIGRRVYPHLFRHSLATNLLNRGGSLMMIQQQLRHRFIESTMIYVESRPVRNRSEYDFHKPAYM